In the genome of Apodemus sylvaticus chromosome 2, mApoSyl1.1, whole genome shotgun sequence, one region contains:
- the Ybx3 gene encoding Y-box-binding protein 3 isoform X2, with translation MSEAGEATTGGTTLPQAAADAPAAAPPDPAPKSPAASGAPQAPAPAALLAGSPGGDAAPGPAPASSAPAGSEDAEKKVLATKVLGTVKWFNVRNGYGFINRNDTKEDVFVHQTAIKKNNPRKYLRSVGDGETVEFDVVEGEKGAEAANVTGPDGVPVEGSRYAADRRRYRRGYYGRRRGPPRNAGEIGEMKDGVPEGAQLQVHRNPTYRPRFRRGPARPRPAPAIGEAEDKENQQAANGPNQPSARRGFRRPYNYRRRSRPLNAVSQDGKETKAGEAPTENPAPATEQSSAE, from the exons ATGAGCGAGGCGGGCGAGGCCACCACCGGCGGCACCACGCTCCCGCAGGCCGCGGCCGACGCGCCCGCCGCGGCGCCCCCGGACCCCGCGCCTAAGAGCCCGGCGGCCAGCGGCGCGCCCCAGGCCCCGGCGCCCGCCGCGCTGCTCGCGGGGAGCCCCGGCGGAGACGCAGCCCCCGGGCCCGCCCCGGCCTCATCAGCCCCCGCGGGCAGCGAGGACGCGGAGAAGAAAGTTCTCG CCACCAAAGTCCTTGGCACTGTCAAATGGTTCAACGTCAGAAATGGATATGGATTTATAAACCG AAATGACACCAAAGAAGATGTGTTTGTACACCAG ACTGCCATCAAGAAAAATAATCCACGCAAGTATCTGCGCAGTGTGGGGGATGGAGAAACTGTAGAGTTTGATGTGGTTGAAGGAGAAAAG GGTGCTGAAGCAGCAAATGTGACTGGCCCAGATGGAGTTCCTGTAGAAGGGAGCCGTTATGCCGCCGATCGACGCCGGTACAGACGCGGCTACTACGGCAGGCGCCGTGGACCTCCCCGTAAT GCTGGTGAGATTGGAGAGATGAAGGATGGAGTCCCCGAGGGAGCACAGCTCCAGGTTCATCGGAATCCCACTTACCGCCCGAGGTTCCGCAG GGGACCTGCTCGCCCACGACCTGCCCCTGCTATTGGAGAGGCTGAAGATAAAGAAAATCAGCAAGCGGCCAATGGTCCCAACCAGCCGTCTGCCCGCCGTGGATTCCGACGCCCCTACAACTATAGGCGTCGTTCCCGTCCCCTCAACGCTGTTTCACAAGATGGCAAAGAG ACCAAGGCAGGTGAAGCACCAACTGAGAACCCCGCTCCAGCCACCGAACAGAGCAGTGCCGAGTGA
- the Ybx3 gene encoding Y-box-binding protein 3 isoform X1, with the protein MSEAGEATTGGTTLPQAAADAPAAAPPDPAPKSPAASGAPQAPAPAALLAGSPGGDAAPGPAPASSAPAGSEDAEKKVLATKVLGTVKWFNVRNGYGFINRNDTKEDVFVHQTAIKKNNPRKYLRSVGDGETVEFDVVEGEKGAEAANVTGPDGVPVEGSRYAADRRRYRRGYYGRRRGPPRNYAGEEEEEGSGSSEGFEPPATDGQFSGARNQLRRPQYRPPYRQRRFPPYHVGQTFDRRSRVFPHPNRMQAGEIGEMKDGVPEGAQLQVHRNPTYRPRFRRGPARPRPAPAIGEAEDKENQQAANGPNQPSARRGFRRPYNYRRRSRPLNAVSQDGKETKAGEAPTENPAPATEQSSAE; encoded by the exons ATGAGCGAGGCGGGCGAGGCCACCACCGGCGGCACCACGCTCCCGCAGGCCGCGGCCGACGCGCCCGCCGCGGCGCCCCCGGACCCCGCGCCTAAGAGCCCGGCGGCCAGCGGCGCGCCCCAGGCCCCGGCGCCCGCCGCGCTGCTCGCGGGGAGCCCCGGCGGAGACGCAGCCCCCGGGCCCGCCCCGGCCTCATCAGCCCCCGCGGGCAGCGAGGACGCGGAGAAGAAAGTTCTCG CCACCAAAGTCCTTGGCACTGTCAAATGGTTCAACGTCAGAAATGGATATGGATTTATAAACCG AAATGACACCAAAGAAGATGTGTTTGTACACCAG ACTGCCATCAAGAAAAATAATCCACGCAAGTATCTGCGCAGTGTGGGGGATGGAGAAACTGTAGAGTTTGATGTGGTTGAAGGAGAAAAG GGTGCTGAAGCAGCAAATGTGACTGGCCCAGATGGAGTTCCTGTAGAAGGGAGCCGTTATGCCGCCGATCGACGCCGGTACAGACGCGGCTACTACGGCAGGCGCCGTGGACCTCCCCGTAAT TacgctggggaggaggaggaggaagggagcggCAGCAGTGAAGGATTTGAGCCCCCTGCCACAGATGGGCAGTTCTCTGGGGCCAGGAATCAGCTGCGCCGCCCCCAATATCGCCCTCCATACCGGCAGCGGCGTTTCCCGCCTTACCACGTGGGACAGACCTTTGACCGTCGCTCACGGGTCTTTCCCCATCCCAACAGAATGCAG GCTGGTGAGATTGGAGAGATGAAGGATGGAGTCCCCGAGGGAGCACAGCTCCAGGTTCATCGGAATCCCACTTACCGCCCGAGGTTCCGCAG GGGACCTGCTCGCCCACGACCTGCCCCTGCTATTGGAGAGGCTGAAGATAAAGAAAATCAGCAAGCGGCCAATGGTCCCAACCAGCCGTCTGCCCGCCGTGGATTCCGACGCCCCTACAACTATAGGCGTCGTTCCCGTCCCCTCAACGCTGTTTCACAAGATGGCAAAGAG ACCAAGGCAGGTGAAGCACCAACTGAGAACCCCGCTCCAGCCACCGAACAGAGCAGTGCCGAGTGA